The Coccidioides posadasii str. Silveira chromosome 2, complete sequence genomic interval ACGACAACGACAACGACGCGGACGAGGACGGCAGTTGAGGGAGAAATGGAGATAACTCAGTGAAGGGCGTGAAAGTTGGGCGTCTGGAGCAAATTATTttggcccttttttttttccctttttctccctttttttttttttttttttttcctctcgTCCGCGATCCGGCCGAGCCAAGTCTTCCTTCGCTTCATCCATCGCGATCTCATTCATCCCGAGGAGCCAACTGTTCCAGATACACAGAATCCCAAACACGAACCGGCAAAAAGAAACATGCAAGTGAAAGCCGAGAGGGGCTGTTTTGCTGCACCCCGAGAGAGACGGGTGAGCGACACggcgtgtgtgtgtgcgtctctctctctctgtcccCAGTCCCGCTCTCGCCGCGACAAGATGAGCCCGTCCTTTCAGCCACCATGCTTCCAGAGCTGAGCTGCGGATATTGCAATGCAGCTCTCTCGCGCCGAACGGGTTCGGTATGCAGGTGGCACCTCCATATATTGGAGCAGTGGGGAAGCTCGGATCATTGTCCAGGAACTGAAGCTCTCCGTCACCGATATCCCTCTCGTTGTTGTCCAACAGCCAACCTTGCATGCATTAGTTGCCGCAGCTGCAAGAGGCGCTCAATAGCCCATGATTGTCCTCTTGCGTGTTCGCATGACGTCCGGACAAAGGAGCAAAGCACTATGCCATATGCCCTCTCGCCAAGTGATGAAACAGACCACCTCTTCAGGGTGTTCTTCAAGGTTTTGGTTTGGCCGCAAGCTCCTGGTCATTGTCCCGGCATCCGTCTGTATGTCTCAGAGGTAACGACTGCATCCCCTGTCCGGATGTCCATTGGGCCAACCGAGTATCTGCCTGCTTTTTGTCATTTATGTTGGGACCCGAAGTCCTGGGAACCTAGGCCGACTTGCTTTTTgcttttaattttttttcgGTGTGTGATGCTCATTTGCATATTTGGCCTAATATATGAGATCGCATTTCCTAGAAGCCTATCGATGGAAGTTCGATAGTTGAATGGCCCGGTCAGTTTAGGACGCTCGTCTTTGAGTGGAGGGGCCTATTGTTGCATCTGAGATATCAGAATTCTTCATCTGTTTCTGAGAATTCCAACATTCCCCTCTTCCCGACGGGGCCCCCTGGCCCCCTTGTCTCTCATCTTTACTCAACTCACAGCTGAAGACTAACAACTACTGCAATGCTATTGTACTCGCGACTACTTGCCCACATTGGATCACACTCTTCAATATATATTTTTCCCTAACCCGGAGTTTACGAGCGAGCTCACTTGCCTGCGGTACCACGACCTGGATTCCGATGCCGCGTGTCAGACAGACGTACGCATGTACATATGTAACATACACGCATCAAGGTTGCTGCCTCCTAAATTTTCATCGCCGAAAGTGGTGAACGAGTTAGCGTTAACCGTCGGTGTGTCGCCGTCTATATTTACTTTCAACTTGGCCCCCCAGCTCCTGTCAGGGGTTGGCATTGAACCATTATATATGATATCGATTCAGGATCCAACACTCGGGTTTGTTTTCACCATGACTCCCAAATTTAGCACTCGATACGATTGTTGCACTCCCTTGCATATCTCGAATCCGATTTCTCAGCAAAAATTACGATCTCTCCCCGCCTATTGCACCCAGGGCTTAGGTACGATCGATGGCGTCGTTCCCCATCGTGGATCATCTTCAAGCCCGCAGTTTACGACCAAAACTCTAGGATCACGGCGAAGGCTAAAGCCTAACTTCTAATGAAAAAGACAATTTATTCCTCTCTATTTGCTCGGAAGCAGTGTAAACGCCATTTATCTGTGCCCCCAACATAAACCATACTGTTGCAAGTACGCCGAATCAATCAAACATAACTCCCAGATCCCAGCCGCTCACGCACATGAGATCCCCATTCATGAATAACCCGATGCTTCATCAAATCATTACAAGAGTCCCACAAAATTAATACGTCAAATCTGGAACACTAGGGCTCCGAGCACGGTATTCATTTCCCACCCCCCAGCTCACCAGAACGACTTCTTGCCCTCTTTCGCATACTTCTTCGTCCACTCCTTGGCTGCCTGATCAAATGCCTTCCTATCGTGATTGAACTGCTCGGCGATCTTTCCCTCCACTGCATCATCCGGCATCGGCTCCGAGAGCAACTGTCTCGCGAACTCCAGCACGGACTGTAGCTTGGTCGATGGCTTCCATTCGTCGGCGCGTAGCATTCCTAGACACACTGTTCCCTTTCCGTCGTTGGTTACGTTGGGGTGGTAGATCTTTGTCGTGAAGGAGACAGTTGGAGGCTTGAAAGGGTATTCGGGCGGGAGAACGAGGTTAAGGACAAAGGTGCCGCCCTGGGACCCGGAAAAAGAAGCGTGAGTTATTTGTTATTTCCCGCAAAAActattttaaaaaaaaaaaaaagaaaaaaaaaaatcccaGAGGAACGAGAGCCGGTTCAAGTGGAGAGTTTTGGTTGATCATACTTTGTACGGTGAATCGTCGGGTCCCTGCATGTGAATTTCCCATTTGTACAGGTCGGCCTCGTCGGCGAGGGACACCTGTATGCCTGGCGGCGGGGCTTTGGTGAGTTCGCCCAATTCCTAGGAGGCGCAATAGAGTGTGAGCCACCAATTGCGGCTTTTGAGCTGGTTCGTAGGCGTACCTTTGCTATGCGTTTCTGGCTCCCCATAGTGTCCAGGACCGGGCGATGGAGGGGCTCGTGAGGGGTAGGTTCAAGATCGGATCTCTGCTTGTGAAGCGCCGTGGAGGACGATGCTGAAGCTAATAAGGCCTCGGGGAATTAGAAACGGATACTGTCGAGGGGAAAACTCTTAAGCAAACGGGCGAGGATGTCTGCTGGAGCGAAGGGGAGTTTGGGATTTGGTTACAGAGTCGCGGTGATGGCAATCAGGTGGCCGGTCAGCTGGTTGCCTGCGCGATTGGCCCCAACGCCGACGGCCTCTCCAGAGCAGGACAACACAACGACCAGGGATGTTCATCCACCACGAGTTCAACTTCACACGGAATTGACTGGGCGAGGCCTGGGTTTTGACAGATTTCGCCAGAGAGAACGCTTTCAGACTGGTGCTGGAAGTTTGGCCAGTCTCCCCTATCCTTATTTTTTAAGTTCGGTGCCATTGAAGCCATGCACAATAGGTATCTCAGTATCCTAATAAAACTATTCTCGCTGTAAAATGACCATCGCGCCCATAATCCCCAGTAACACGGTCTTCAGCCATGGATGCTCGCTCAGCATAATCGTCACATATCCAACTGCGGGAATATACCCGCGTACACTGCCCACCAAGTCCAGTTTCCGGTCAAGATAATCCTGCCCTTGAGCATATAGCTCCGTATCATCAGCAATATTATTGTCGCCCTTGGTGAGAATCCTATGAGAAACGAGCGCCGAATCTGAGTGAAGAGCCCTATCCAGCTGCGTATCAGTATCCATTGCTCCTCGCACATCACCACGGAGGGGGACAAGAAACCAAACACCCACAACCATTTGTAGCATATAAGTAgggaaaaaggggaaaaaaaaaaaaaaaaagaggaaccAGAAATCCCACTCACCCAGCCGCAATACTGTCCTTCTTGCCCGAGCTCATcaccttcttcttcttctgtccGTTCGTCTCCTTCGGACTCTTCTCGTCGTCCCCAAACGCCCTCACGACCCGATGCACAATCGGAATATCCTTTCCCCTCACATTATACACCACGATCTCCCCCACCTCCGCCCGCGGGCTCCGATTCCACAGGAACAGCAAGTCACCTCTCTGGAACGCGGGCTCCATGCTACCGGAAAGCACCACGACGATGGGCGACGAGGAGTTGGTGTAGATCGAGAGGCCCTTCCACATCATAAAGGCGGTGGAGAGCACGAGGGCGAAGTTGAGCACCTGCGTGAGGCTCCGCCGGAGGTTGGAGAGGTGTGGGGAGAGGCCGGCCAACATGGTGACTGGGGAGCTTGAGATCTTCGCCGGTGAAACTTGGAAGGGTTGAAGAAACCGGGGTGAGTGCCTAAGGACGGGGTTGTGGGCGTGTGTGTGCGTGTGTGGGTTGTAGACGGGAGTTAGATTTTAATAAATTCCGTCTCGGGTCCTTCCAGACTTCATTTGTAGCTTGTTGCGATTCCGTGATTGAATCAGTGCCTCTCGTCTTTGGAGCTGGGCTGGTTGCGCGGAGACGAAGCTAAAAAGCAAGCTGTCCACTTTCGGCGAGCAGAGAAGCTCCGTTCGAACGTCGTGCTTCAGCCCTAAATTCAACAACCGCAAACATCAGATTCAACACACTCGCTCACCCAGCTATTCTCATCGTTTTGCATTAGATATTTAGCATGTATTGATGGCAAGCACACTGTCTTATCCCAGAAACTAAAATACAAATATAAACCTCTTCTCTACTCAGTGCTCCGTCTCTGCCATCGCTGTTGCAGATCGCGTCTGAGCAAAATCAACAAACCTGATCGAAGCTCTCCAAGGGcagaaattaaaaaaaagccaaCAAAAAGATAAAAGCACACATCTGCAAAGCACGCATTCGTTTACACAGAGATCCTAGCAGACAGAACAAGTGAGAAGATGCTAACAGTCCATAGCAATTATGCCGCTGAGTTGTTCTCTCGTCTGAGGTCTGGTCCTTTGATTTTCAAGGAATAAAACGGATATATTGGTTAACTATACGGAAGTAGAGGACAACGGACTGCGTCTGGAGCTCAAAGCCCCTGGAGGGACTTCTGATTGGAGATCGCTCTCTTCAGACGCTTCGACATTCCattcctcctcttccacTTGATTCTCTGAGCTCGCCCACTGGTCCAGGCCCACCTCTGCAGCTCGTAAGTATGCGCCGATTCTTAGAGCTGGGTGCTTCCTGAGCAAGACCTGGAAGAGGTCACTCTCGGTGATCGACACCGAAGCTAGCTTTCGCGCGAAGTATTCAACGAGGAATGCCCGCATCGGCTCCCTTTCGCGTTCATATCGACCGTCGGAGGCTTCTTCGGTCGTGTACCTTGCCCCATAAGGCTCCTTCCAATGCCAGCTCATGGACGAAAATATCGAGTCCGCGACTTCGATCACAAGCCTTTCATCTAGGTACGGGAATCCAAACTGAAGCTTTCGCACCACGAGCATTTTGAGCCCTGGTAGCTTCAGCACGTGCGCAAGCTGGTAGACATGTTCGCATCGGATGAGCTCCCGCTCATAATCTTCCTGTGTATGCAGCCCTTCCAAAAAGTGAGTTACCGCTCCCGGCGGAGGTGGTTCGGTCGAGAGCGGGTGCTGTCCACCACGGCATTCAATGAGGACGGGGGGATATTCGCCCGTCAAAAGAAAGCTGCCCATCGTCCCGAGATCTTGCTCATTCAGCGACTGAAGGAGAGGAGCCGCCGATGGATCCACCATGGCCATTAGGTGTCTTAGCGGCACCGACATGATGCTTGACTCGTTCCTGATCCCTTGGATGTGGTACTTTCGATCCTCCTTCCCAGCCAGGCGAGCCTGGTATCCCCGAGGACTGGTTCTAGGAATTTTCTGTTCGAAATTGAAGGCGTCCCGGTGTCTGGCAAATATGCCAATTGGGGAGCCCACGCCGTACAGGAGCTTCTCCCAACTATATTTGATGAAACAACGTTCAGAGCCAGCTTCACGACTCGCAGCTCTCCAGTAAGGGTCCAGTTTGGCTGGGTCGCATCTGGCCCCCAGATAAACCATCTCTGCCTCCGGGTCCCATTTTCGGACTGCGCTACACCGCCCTTCAGCCTTGAATTCCGGTATGACCTTCCCCTTGGTGCGATGTGATCTTCTAAAGGACCCGGTTTCTGGAATCATAGTTTCGGGCCTCGAGAAGTTAAATGTTGACGTCACGGTCTACTTAAGATTTGGATATTATGTGACTTTGGAATTCCAAAGGTTCAACACGTTATAGAAGTCGACGCGGAACCATCAGAGTGGCATCTGTGGATTCGGCGTCATTGAAATGCTTGTTTATCTTACAGCTATCCCTTTGCGTCTGTTGAACACGGGGGGGCAGCTTCGGCCCAAATGTTGGGAAGGTACACGGTGTGGTTGCTTTGATAGCTCGTCATGGTGCTTTGCTTCCCGGCATTGCCATACTGCCCTGGCCGTTGGAGTCGAGGTTGACGGCCCGGCCTTTGTGTAGCTTTCCTGGGGTGTGAATGTTTGATCGCCTCGTAACGGCTCGCTTCGGAACCATAAAATTCACAAAAGTCATGGTTCCACAAGATGCCTCCTAAAGTTGCGCGGTCGCGTTCTAGAGTACAACGAACCTAGGAAGGATGAGAGCCTTTTGCCAACACGACACAATACAGGAAATAGTTTGAGGTGACCGAATCTTTCTCATATTCCAAAATTATCCCTGATCACATCCAACAGTACATGTGGGGAGGCTCGAAGCGAAGAGATATTCAAAGTTCTAACAAAGGAAATTCGTTTGCGAAGGACAGTCGCGGACTGactgcttctcttcttcctttaGAAGTAGAAAAGGAGGGGAGATTGGAAGTATTGGTGCATGTGTGCAATTTGCAATATTAGAAACGCTGGATAGGTAGAGCAGAAACCGTCATTCTTTGCCAAACACCATGGGCTCGATAAGGTTCAATCTGGTGCCATGGTAAAAATGTCTAAACCAACCTGGAATTAGAATGGGAATAGAATGCCGGATGTTTGAGGGTAATTATCGCTATCAAAAGCAAGACACCGCCCGGACCTGCCTCTTTTCCTAGTCTTTTCCTGTTGAAAACTGTTTCGCATTCTGGTTCAGATTTTGTAAAAGTATTCCAATTAGACAATTTGGTTTAATAGCGTCTGAGCTGGATTCGATTTGCTTGAGCAGCAAATGCTGAAGAATACATCTTCTTTAGATGACCTTGGGAGAGCGACTGTTGCTGTTAGAAGTAAGTCGTGGATGTTGGCAGTTGTGTAGAACCcaaaaacagaaaaaaaaaaaaaaaaaaaaaaagaagaagagaaggtgCGCAGATTAGCCTTAAAAGAAATCAAGAGATAAAGGGTTCGTACCTGATCTCCACGATGTCATCGATGTGATTGCACATCGCTACAAACAGATCGAAAAACAGTTTGCCACCTGTTTCCATCTCCATCTGCATTGTTCCACTTCTCTTGAAAGTCTTGCGACTTCGAATGATCAGGGCTAGGAAATGAGCTCGGAGACGAGACTCCGTATCTGGCGTATTGTCGTACGCATACCGAGCCGATCGAAGTATCACATCGACTGGGATTCCGGTTTGGAGGCCCTGCTTTTTAAGAGCTAGGCTCTTCAACTCATCCAAGCCATACTTCTCAGCGGCACAGTATATGGCGGTGTCCCGAAGGACATAGTTGCCCACGCCGGAATGGAAAACGACCGATTCACTTGAGCCTCGGCCACCGGTTTTATGGGGCCCCTGAGCGTCCTCGAGGTACCAAGAGTTACGGCGCTTACTGTGCAGCAAGCGTGGATAGTAGTCACCCTTGTAAAGGTATTCGAGAACGCAGGATAGAATTTCGGGTTCTCTGGAAGACATGTTAGGTCCACATTTCGAGACGAGGAGACGGGGATGAAAAGTGAATTACGAACTCGTCAGGCAGATCAATCTGTTTCGAGCTGCCATCAAGAATTTGATCCTTCAAAGCAGccgaaaagaaaggagagagCGACAGGACATCCTCATGTGCAGCAAAAAGCCGCTGATCTCGACCTACGACCAATGTCACGATAGGGCTGGTGAGGTTGCTGGACGGACGTTAGTTTTCGGCTCAACGTGTTCGAGAAAGAAATAGCTATAACGCACCTCCCCGCTGGCGGGCTGTCCAATTTCTCCTGCACTCTGGCCTTTGTTTGGTCGCGATACGTCTTTTTGATGGGTCTGGCCGACTTGCCCACTCGATCCTTTGATGAAAAGGAGCGTTTGAACATCGCGTTCAGAGCCACAGAAGGATTGACAAGACGGGATTCGACGAGCACAAAACCAAAAGACCGAACGAGGGGCGGAAGAATCCCTAACTCATATATATGTTGTGTGAAAAGAGTGGACGGGCTTTTCGCCGACTTGATTTGACGCTGATCGATCACGCACGTTGCATGGGAGCCTTGGAAAGCCGTTTTCCAGGAATTACGTCCGGATCCTATCTTCGATTTCTCATCGGGAGAGAAAATGACGACAGAAGAGACGTCTACCCTTGGAGGAGGCTTTGCGCACGAGATACCATTCGGAGATGAACCTCGTGCGGGGGTTGACTGGCCGGCTCTGCGAAGCGTGAGGGAGAGAAACGAAAGACGAAGCCGGACGGGCGAGGTTGATAGATAACACCGTAACTATCTGATCATGTGATTCCCAGGCGTGCTGCCGCTAATCTAACCAACGAGTTTTAActtgttaatattattatgGACTTGTGAACGAGCGGGATCAGGCGAGGCGAGGTGGTGACAAGGCAGCCATCTCACCAACCGCCTCCCACACCCCCACTGCGGGATCGTTGACGACAACGTGCCTCGCAACAGGCCAACTGGCCCAGCCGCCCTCTCGACTCGATTAGTCGGGAATGAGTCAATCTCCAGACTGGTGTTGGCTTCCCAAGTGTCTGGGTCCGCTGAACCCAGAGCTTTTTTAAAATCAACCCTAGAGATGTGGCGACCCGGGCCTCGTAACCTGGGCTGCTAACCCCTGTCTCCTCGCCCGCAGTGGATGTGTGATGGATGCCACACCACACACCTATCACGCAGCATTCTTCAGGTACGTTGGCCGGAATGGCTGCTCACGAAAGGTGCGACAAAGATGAATTATGGAGACAGCCAACCCGGCCCCTTTTGTCCAGGTGGAATAGCTCGCCGGACTTACCCACATAACCTTATCGGAACACCCGGCAGGTGTGACATTTCCTGTACATTCCTCCTGCGCTCATTTATATTTAGACACACACATGCATGTATTCTCGAAACTTCCACCGGCGGTTTTCTCAACTACCTGAAGTCGATCCCGGTTTGATTCTCGACACAGCATCATGTTTCTATCTCATCGGGGCCACTTCTAATGAAAATGATACCTTGCTGCACAGTAAAATGTGCTTGCAGTCATTGTGAGCAAGAGAAATTGTGGTTGTTCCTAGCTTGGCGATGGCGCAATCCAATTTGACGGGcttatactccgtatactaCCAGTGTTTATACCCTCACTCAGGGATCCAAGCTCCAAGGATCACTGACGCGAATCCTGCGTAATGCCAGGCTAGAGGAGGATACAGCCGGAGCGCACGGAGGAGTAGAtatctgttttctttttttactCCGTAGTCCATATCCCATTATGATATACTCATCCTACATCGTGGGTTGTTTTTGCTGGGCACTGTAGGCATTTCTGGAAGTTTATGTCTCCACACGACCACAGATCTCTCGGATTGCATTGAGCTCGAAGCCGAGATAGAGGGTGGTGGTTTTGAAGTTGACGCCCAAACAAGGGAAGGGATTCTACATTGGCTTGAATAAAAcccttttgttttttgtaaACCTATGAGAATGAAACACTGACAGAGAACCGGGCTGGCTTGATTTGCTGCTTGTCTTGCTCACCCCGAGTATAAATCAAGGCTGGCTGATTGGCGGTTCGCCTGAGAGGCTGAAGCTTGCACCAGCCACTTAGCTAGTCCGTGCATTAAGCTTTGCGGGGTCAATTACGCAGTTATGTAACTTGCATGTGGCGGTGCATTTCCTAGCAACTTCGGAGTGCACGAACCAATTAGCTCGCTGCTGTTGGTCAGGTCAATAGCCCTGTACATCACAGGTTCTGTTCTCTTAGtcgaagatcttgaattgtCCACTGTCCAAGTGATCCTGAGGTGTTATGAAGTCAGTCTACGAAGTACCCAGTGCCCAATGAAAGTGCTTGCCTAATAGTCGAATATCTTGGTtgcatcttttttttttttttttttttttttttggggggaaATCATCATTTATCGATGTTCTCGGGTCTGTCGTCGATGATCGGCTGAGGCAGGGCTTGGTAGAGTGGCGGACTCGCGCTAAGCCCCATCAGGTAACGGTCGACTCCGGCCTTGCAGGCTGCGGTGGGGTTCCATTCCCAGATGCCAAAAAGGCGGCCCGGTTAGCTAACTTGATAACAGATCTCATTATTGAAATGTTTAGACGATTGTTACCGACATTTTGAATAGCAAGTGATTTATTAACAGATagttttccctttttttgaGTTAATACCTACTACATCATAGTTGCTCCCCCGCGTTGGTGACAACTTTTGGTGCCTAAGGAGCTTCGCCAGCTTCCCCGCTTCCTATAGTACCATGGCGATGAGATACTTCAAAGTCATCAAGGAGAGAGTCCCTTTCACCAAGCACGCGACGAAACCACACAATCCAATTTTAActgacgaagaagaagcgtTTCTTAGCCAAGTTGCTAACTCCCCCGAGAAAACCAGGGTGGATGATGGTGGCGACGCGCAGGTCGCGTTGATGAATGGTGCGCAGAATATACCCTTACCGGCGTCTCCGCAGGAAGAGGACGACTTGGACAAAGAGTTTGCGTTCGAAGGGAGTAGGGCGAGAACTTCTGAAGAGGTAAAAGGGGAAGAAAAGTCAGTGGCGTCGCCAAAGAAATGGAGACGTTGGAGTTGGATGCCGGGTAAGGAAGTGCATGATAAGACGGAAAAAGATAAGGCTGGAGAGGTCAGAGCTGCTCAATTTCAAGGGGGTTAACGATAAAATAGGACGAAAATCCCTAATTAAtgcttttttattattattttagGAGCCCCCTGTAGCCGCAGACGACGAGGttaagaaagaagagcaagaTATTTCCGAAGTTCTGGAAAAGCTGAATCTCGCTGCGATAAACAACCGAGTGTTTTCGATCAGCGACGAAACTCAAGAGCTGTTGGAAAAATTCAAGCTTGTGTTCAGGGACCTGGTAAACGGCGTCCCGACCGCGTATAGGGATCTGGAGAGCCTCCTTACGAATGGGGACAAACAACTGCAAAGCACGTTTGACCAGCTTCCCGactttttgaagaagttGATCGAACAGCTACCGGATAAAGTGACAGGAAAGTTTGCACCGGAGATATTAGCTGCTGCGGCAGAACGCGCTGCCCAGCATGGGGTCAACGTAGAAAATGCGGGCAAGGCTGCTGGTGCGGCGAAGAAGATGGGGTTCAAGGTGCCCAGCCTCAAGGAGCTTGTGGGAAAGCCGGCTGCGATTGCGGGAATGTTGCGGTCTATTATGACATTTTTGAGGGCCCGATTCCCGGCGCTTATGGGCATGAATGTCCTGTGGTCATTGGCATTGATGGGTGAGTGACATCCTTTACAACAAGACCGATCGCTGACAACTTTTCGTCCCAAGTTCTCCTTTTTGTCCTATGGTACTGTCACAAAAGAGGCCGCGAGGAGCGTCTCGAAAAGGAGCGCATTTCTCGAGAAACATCTGCCTCCAACCTTGACAACACAGTTGGGCCGGCAGAGAACCTCATCATCACTTCTGCAGAGAACGCACCAATGGAAGCCGCTGAAACAGAAGGTGAAGGCGCCCAACAAGCACAGCGGGCCCCGGTATCGTCAGGAGAAGGCAGAGGGCCGGTCGCCTCGCTCCCTGCATTTACCAAGAAAACACGTCGCAAGACAGTTGAGCCGTATGAGGGGACGTAAAGCCCGAATCCTTCTGATCTCGGCTTGAGGAGACGGATGTCCACGTCAAGTCGACGCTAGTTTTGTTACAATAATAGCTAGGGAGGTTGGGATCCATGGACGCAGGTGCGGGCCCGCTGGGGACAAAGCGGTCAGAAAGGAATTTGTCCTCGAAATTTCTTCGACGTCTGGAAGGAAAAGTTGCGTTGTGGTATTTTCTACAATTTTCTTACTTTAGTTTATTTTTTTCTCGCTACATTTTTGGCTATGATACCATATTAGGGTGttatttttttgtttgaCAGATATGGCCTTAATTTTGAGGTTCTTttcaccccccccccccccccttttcaTGAAGCCCAGCCCATCTGTTTGATCGACAGTCATTATTATTCCGTCGGCAATCCCACGGTGGCGCTAAGGCAGCCATCAGATCAAAAGGTGGCTCGTAGCTTTTTcaattttgttttttggCGTTCCTTGTTTCGAGTGGGTCCAGATATGCAGGAATAGACCAACCGGAGAACGGGATCGCTTTGCATCATGATGCCAACCCGCCCGCCCAGTGGACAGCGAAgggtgaaaaaaaaaaaaaagaaaagaagagggagAACCAAAGCTGGAGGGGAGTAAGTTTGGAGAGAAGAAATTCTAGCCCACGTCGAGATATTTGTCGGCCTTGTGTCGGCGCGAAGATAGGGAATGGGGTTTCAACACCTGGCCGCGGGGAGATGCATGTCATCTGCAGGACCTTCTCTGTTCCTTCAAAAGATCAGTCCACTGGAGAGTAACCCTTGCTGTCGAGTCGGTTGAGCTAAAAAAGTCCCGGGAATTGTCAAAAATACGAGGTGTCGCATGTCTGTCACAACGCAAGAGTGAGGGGTGGAAAATG includes:
- a CDS encoding uncharacterized protein (EggNog:ENOG410PPYQ~COG:O~BUSCO:14683at33183), translating into MGSQKRIAKELGELTKAPPPGIQVSLADEADLYKWEIHMQGPDDSPYKGGTFVLNLVLPPEYPFKPPTVSFTTKIYHPNVTNDGKGTVCLGMLRADEWKPSTKLQSVLEFARQLLSEPMPDDAVEGKIAEQFNHDRKAFDQAAKEWTKKYAKEGKKSFW
- the SEC11 gene encoding Signal peptidase complex catalytic subunit (EggNog:ENOG410PJU3~COG:O~TransMembrane:1 (o15-33i)~MEROPS:MER0000602~BUSCO:14008at33183) — its product is MLAGLSPHLSNLRRSLTQVLNFALVLSTAFMMWKGLSIYTNSSSPIVVVLSGSMEPAFQRGDLLFLWNRSPRAEVGEIVVYNVRGKDIPIVHRVVRAFGDDEKSPKETNGQKKKKVMSSGKKDSIAAGALHSDSALVSHRILTKGDNNIADDTELYAQGQDYLDRKLDLVGSVRGYIPAVGYVTIMLSEHPWLKTVLLGIMGAMVILQRE
- a CDS encoding uncharacterized protein (EggNog:ENOG410PZC5) gives rise to the protein MIPETGSFRRSHRTKGKVIPEFKAEGRCSAVRKWDPEAEMVYLGARCDPAKLDPYWRAASREAGSERCFIKYSWEKLLYGVGSPIGIFARHRDAFNFEQKIPRTSPRGYQARLAGKEDRKYHIQGIRNESSIMSVPLRHLMAMVDPSAAPLLQSLNEQDLGTMGSFLLTGEYPPVLIECRGGQHPLSTEPPPPGAVTHFLEGLHTQEDYERELIRCEHVYQLAHVLKLPGLKMLVVRKLQFGFPYLDERLVIEVADSIFSSMSWHWKEPYGARYTTEEASDGRYEREREPMRAFLVEYFARKLASVSITESDLFQVLLRKHPALRIGAYLRAAEVGLDQWASSENQVEEEEWNVEASEESDLQSEVPPGALSSRRSPLSSTSV
- a CDS encoding uncharacterized protein (EggNog:ENOG410PKSM~COG:S), with the translated sequence MFKRSFSSKDRVGKSARPIKKTYRDQTKARVQEKLDSPPAGSNLTSPIVTLVVGRDQRLFAAHEDVLSLSPFFSAALKDQILDGSSKQIDLPDEEPEILSCVLEYLYKGDYYPRLLHSKRRNSWYLEDAQGPHKTGGRGSSESVVFHSGVGNYVLRDTAIYCAAEKYGLDELKSLALKKQGLQTGIPVDVILRSARYAYDNTPDTESRLRAHFLALIIRSRKTFKRSGTMQMEMETGGKLFFDLFVAMCNHIDDIVEISRSPKVI
- a CDS encoding uncharacterized protein (EggNog:ENOG410PPXY~COG:S~TransMembrane:1 (i292-310o)~BUSCO:11328at33183) produces the protein MAMRYFKVIKERVPFTKHATKPHNPILTDEEEAFLSQVANSPEKTRVDDGGDAQVALMNGAQNIPLPASPQEEDDLDKEFAFEGSRARTSEEVKGEEKSVASPKKWRRWSWMPGKEVHDKTEKDKAGEEPPVAADDEVKKEEQDISEVLEKLNLAAINNRVFSISDETQELLEKFKLVFRDLVNGVPTAYRDLESLLTNGDKQLQSTFDQLPDFLKKLIEQLPDKVTGKFAPEILAAAAERAAQHGVNVENAGKAAGAAKKMGFKVPSLKELVGKPAAIAGMLRSIMTFLRARFPALMGMNVLWSLALMGE
- a CDS encoding uncharacterized protein (EggNog:ENOG410PPXY~COG:S~TransMembrane:2 (i272-290o296-318i)~BUSCO:11328at33183) — its product is MAMRYFKVIKERVPFTKHATKPHNPILTDEEEAFLSQVANSPEKTRVDDGGDAQVALMNGAQNIPLPASPQEEDDLDKEFAFEGSRARTSEEVKGEEKSVASPKKWRRWSWMPGKEVHDKTEKDKAGEEPPVAADDEVKKEEQDISEVLEKLNLAAINNRVFSISDETQELLEKFKLVFRDLVNGVPTAYRDLESLLTNGDKQLQSTFDQLPDFLKKLIEQLPDKVTGKFAPEILAAAAERAAQHGVNVENAGKAAGAAKKMGFKVPSLKELVGKPAAIAGMLRSIMTFLRARFPALMGMNVLWSLALMVLLFVLWYCHKRGREERLEKERISRETSASNLDNTVGPAENLIITSAENAPMEAAETEGEGAQQAQRAPVSSGEGRGPVASLPAFTKKTRRKTVEPYEGT